GTGATCACCGGGATGCCCATGTGCACCGCCTGGTCGATGACGGAGGTGACGCCATCCGGATCGTTGGGCGATACGGCGATGCCGTCCACTCGCCGCGAGACCAGGGACTCCATGATCTGCACTTGGGCGGAAACATCCGCCGCCTGTACGGGACCGATCATCTCCGCTTTGACCTTGAACCTATCGGCCGCTTCTTTCATGCCGTCCTGCACCTGAATCCAATAGGGATTGGTCAAAGCTTTGGGTACCAGAACAAAATAGGGGATCCGTTCATTGTTGCGGCAGCTGAATACAAACAGACCGCAGATGAGGAGCGGTGAAAATTTTTTCACAATTCTTAATACCATGGCACAAGCCTCTTTACTTTTTACAAAATCGTTAAGGAAATGCAGATCAATCCGACGCCCCCATGGATGGTGAAGGGAGGGCCTCTGGTTTAAAAAGGAGGACAGTGTGGATTCCGTACTTGAAAATATCCTGCAACAGCCGTTCGTCTTTGATACGCTCATCCGTAAACATCTGGACGGCGACAGCCTGGCGCTGCGCTTGGCCGGCATGGAGCTGTCCCGGTTCGAAAATGTCATTTTTACCGGTATGGGGACCTCTCTTTTCAGCGCCTATCCGGCCTGCTTGTACCTGATGGATCGCGGCTGCAGAACGGTTCAATGGCTGGATGCCTCTGAACTGCTGCATTACGGCATGGCCTCGATCACCTCCAGAACCCTGCTGATCATGATCTCCCAGTCGGGCGAATCCTTTGAGATCGTCCGGATCACCCAGGTGCTGCAGGCGCGCGGGATTTCGCCGACGATAGTGGGGATCACGATGACCGATCAGAACAGCGCTCTGCACGATCGTGCGGACATTGCTTTGGCGGTGTCCGATTCCAGTGAAACCTCTCTGGGCGCCTTTAAATCCTATACCGGTTCTCTGGTGCTGCTTCTGCTGCTGGCCAAACGGTTGATCGATCCGAAACCGGAGCCCGATAAGGACCGCGAGAGGCTTTCCGATCTGGCTCGGAAGATGAGCGCCTACTTTGCCTGTTGGCAGTCCTTTCTGCAGGATGAGAGCCGAAGGATGCCTCATTCCATTTACTGCATTGGACGGGGACCGGCGTTCTCCGCCTCCCTGACCGGCGCCCTCCTCACTATCGAGTTGGCCAAGAGCAACGCCTGTGCGCTGAGCGGCGGTCAGTTCCGCCATGGTCCCATCGAAGCGGCTGCAGATCCGGAAAATCTTTTCATGGTTTCAGCGCCGACCGGAAGGACCCATGAGCCCTTGCTTCGTTTGGCAGGAGAACTGGCCGAAGCGGCAGCCAGGGTAATGCTGTTCACGAATGCGGCAACGGAGAGCGGTCTATCCGTGGTCCGCATGCCGGAACTGGATGAATATTTTTCTCCAGCCCTTTATGTGGTTCCGTTGCAGCTGTTCAGCTACTATCTCGCCTTGTCCAGAGGTCTGAAGCCCGGGGCGGCGAAATTTATCAGCAAAGTAACGCGGTCAGAATAACCGCGATGAAATGAAAAGGCTCCTAATGTGAATGGGGAGCCTTTTCATGGATGGGTTGACGGCGAAGCTGCAGAGGTGCCTCCAGCGGCTTCGCCGTTTTTTTGTCATCCGCCAAGCCTAAAAAGCGTACCAGCTCTTACGGCTTGCCTGTGGATTTTATTTGACCATAGTCATCTTTTTGATTGTTCGCTCCGAGTTGACGGACAGCACGTAGAGATACACGCCCGATGAAACGCGGAGAGAGCGGTTATCCTTCCCGTCCCAAACAACGGAATGTCCGCCGTTGGCCTGTCTGGCATCCACCAGTGTCCGGATCAATTGACCGTTGATGCTATAGATGTCCAGTTTGACGGCCGCGGGTTTGTCCAATGAATAGGAGATGGTAGTCGTCGGGTTGAAAGGATTAGGATAATTCTGCTGCAGAGTGAAGGATCCCGGCGACGTTACAGCCGCGACCGGACGATTTTCAACTGCAGTGGCGATTGAGCCCGGACCGTACTCGATGAGATAGATGCCGGGGCGCGGGACTTTAGCGGCCGCGGTCCACTCTGTTTTGCTCCAGAGGATGATGTCGGTTTGACCGTCGCCGTCGCCGTCGCCGATGGCGGAGCGGGCGGCGTGGTAGCCGTTGATGGTGTCATTGAGAGCTTTTTGCAGAGAGAGGATCGGGTAATAGTTGTAATGGTCGGGATTGGAGATGTCGGTGCCGACGAATTCGACGTCCATGACCAGGCCGTCGGATCCGGCGCCGAAATAGATGTCGGCAAATCCGTCTTTGTCGGCGTCGCCGACTTCAAGCCAGCCGCCGCCCTGTTTGGGATAGCCGCCGGGTTGTTTGCCGAGCATCTCATCCATGGATTTGATGCGGAACCAGCTGTCGGCGTTGACGACATGGGCGGGGTCCGCGGGGTTGAGTTTTCCGACCCAGAGTTGCATGTATTTGCCGACGTCGTCGGTGAGACCTTTGCCGTAGCAGACGAGTTCTTTGACGCCGTCGTGGTCGAGGTCGATAAAGTCATAGTTTTCACCGATGCGGATGTAGGGAACCGGCATGACGATGGGGTCGTTTTTGAAAAAGCCGTGGACCTCATAGGTATTTTCGCCGGTGCAATCGATGTAATAGTCGGCCTGGGGCAGGACGGCCGGAGTTTCGCGGTTGAGGAGGAAGAATTCGGCGCGGCCGTCGTTGTCGAGGTCTTCGCCGTCAATGCGGCAAGAGTTGTAGCCGTTGCCGTATTCGACGCCGGGTTTCATGTACTCTTCTTTGTTGACCATGAGTTCAATTTTGAACTGGACGGCCTCAGGGGTGAGGGGCGGCGTGATCTCCACGATGGCAAAGTGGTAGAGGGGGTCGCGTTTGTAGTTGATGGCGAATTCGCCGCGGCCGTCGTTGTCAAAGTCGCCGGCATCGGTGTAATATTCGGGACGGAAGGAGCCGTCGCCCTGTCCAGTGGGCACGGCATCCCAGGCCACGGTCCAGTGCCAAGGATCAGGGAGGAACTCGGCGGATCCGGCGGTGTGTTTGAATACCCGGATCGGCGGAATGTGGCGCGGGCTGGTGGGAATGGGCACGGTGTGCATGTGAATCAATTCGTCGGCGCCGTCGCCGTCGCAGTCGGTGCCGTGGGAGGAGCGTTCGTTGTTGAGCAGGTTGCCGGTGGTATCAAAGTAATCGATGTGCCAGCGGTAGACAAATTGATTGTTGCCGTCGGCTTCGTAGATATAGCCGCGGAACGGGGTCTGGTCCTCGGCGTAGAATTCGAGATTGCCGTCGCCGTCAAAGTCGAACCAGGCCTCCGAGTTGTAAAAGCGATAGGGGATCGGGACTTCGCCGTCGATGGCCGCGTTCTCGGTGGGCCCGGTCGCCGGCGTGGTCCAAGCCAGCTTCCACTTCATGTTGTCTTTGTCCTCGGCAAAACCGGTCGTGGTGGCGATGAAGAAAAAGACAACCAGGAAAACACTGAAACATTTAATCCATCTCATCACTAGCCTCCTTTGGTTTACATCTTGGCTTACTGTTTAAGTCACTCCCAAAGGCTGTACGGTCAAACTACCCTGTTGCCGCACAGATTGACGATTGAGTGTGAAATCCATTTACTGGTAGACATCACCTCCTTAGAGCTGTCCGGTATGGAAATATCTCGGTGAATCCGAATCAAATCGAACGTTCCTCCTTTCTTGGTTGTTGTGACACAACAGGATGACGGTTTTTCTCAGGGTAAGGCCTCTGTTTGAATGCGATACTGTTTTCTGGCAGCTTGCAGCCATTCGGCGGTGTACCGTTCTTTATGCTCATCCAAATAGGCTTGTTTGATTTTTTCTCTCACGGCGCTGAAAGGTTCAATTCGTTCAGGTGTCAGCGCGAGCAATTTGAAAAAGGAATAGCCTCCCCGGTAAGCAAAGGGTTCACTGATTTCACCCACCCGCATGCCCGAAAAAGCCAATTCACCCAACCGGCCATGGCGGCCTTTAGCAAAAGGGCCCAAGATCCCGTTGGTTCTGGTCTCTTGGTCCTGCGAATAGGCGGCTTGCAGCCCGGCGAAATCCCGTGAAACCGAAAGAGCATGAACACGATCGATCTCCGCCTTGGTCCGGCAAAAGATCTCCTGCACCGTTGCTTGGGGTGGAATGCGGAAATTGGTTTTCAGCTTCTCATAATAGGGCTGGAGATCGGCGTCGCTGGTCGGAATTTTGGCCAACACCTCTTTGGCCACGACACGCTCTTTGAGGGTCTGGGTTAAAAGGACCTGCAGCTTCTGCTCAACCTCCGGCGATTTGTTCAGCTGCTGCTGCATGGCGTGATGCTTGAGAATCCGCTTACCGTTCATATGGTTCAGCAGCATTTCAACCACCCGCTTTTGCGAGAGCGAATCCCAATAATATTCCACTACTTTGGGCAAAAACTCTCCGATGGTGATAACGTTGAAATCGGTCCGGCTGAGCGGGAGTTGCTTTTCCCGCGCGGTGAAAAGATTCAATGTGTCTGATCGCGATTTCATCTTTTTAGTGCGGCTGCAAAAGAGATCCACTTGATTGGGAAGGATTGCATAATGATATTGCCGTTTGAGCGCCGCTTCCAGCCTCGCGGTCTTTTGCGCCCTGATGGTTTGATGACGCTTGTTCAACTCCTCCAGGATTTCCGGCCGGACGATCGAATACTCGGCCGGTTTCTGCTCCGTTACTTTTTCCAACCTGACGATAAAAAAGGCGTCGCTGACCTCGATGGGTTCGCTGATCATTCCCGGCTTCATGGTAAATAGTTGTTGAATGACCGGCTTTTCCAGATTGAAGCAGGTCACGAGGCTGTACTTGCCGCTGTCTGACACTGCTGTGCTGTGTTCCGAACGCGTCGCCGCTGTCCGGCGGAAATCTGCACCGGATTGAAGAAGACGGTATATCTCCTGCGCTTTTCTCCCGGCCGCCTCCTTCTCTTGATCACTCAAGCCCAGCCCTATCCGGATAAAGGAGACATCGTAGACCTTGTGCATCCAACGATAATATTCGCGGCAAAGGGTGTCGTTGATCGGCTCCAGTTTGATCTCTTTGTCGAGATAGGCCTGGGCTGCCAGCTCCTGCTCTTTTTCTGTTAGAAATGCGCGCACCTCAGCGTCTCTATCATATCCCAAACGATAAGCCTCCATGAGGATGATCTGTTGATCGATCATATCCTGCAGTACGCGTTGTTTTACGCTGGGCTCCGCTTGCGAAAGTGTCAGCTCCGGATGACGGAGTTTGAATTGGTCGATAAAGTCCTGGCTGGTAATTTCAGAATCATTGAGGCGTGCTACCACACGCGACGTTTCCACGTGTTTGCGGCAAAAAATAAAATTTCCGAGCACACAGGCCGCGAGCACCAGAATGGTTCCACGGGCACGTTCCGGATTGAACCGGCGGGATGTCGTCTCTGATCGTGTCAAAAGAGTCCTCGCTTCGTTTTACGGGCCAGCCATAGCGTTGCTTACAGGGCAATCACCATGGATATTTTTTGACTGTTGTCCAGCAGGCCAAAGTCTTCATAGCTGTAATCGAGGTAAATTTTTACCGGTGAAGAGGGAATGCTCAGCCTGCAACCGCCCCCCACGGTGAGCCCACGTTCCGAATCGTCCTCAAACAGACGGGCATAGCCCCCTCGCAGGAATAGCTTGTTGTAGAATGACCATTCAACCCCAAAGTTGAGGCTGCGTACATTGTCGGAGGGCTCGTAGAAATCCATCGCCAGCAGGAGCGGCATTTTGCCGTTCCGGTTCAAAATGGTGGACAAACCGGCCTGAAAGGCTACCGGCAGATTGAAACTTTGGGTGCAGAGCTTGGCGTCGATCTTGGCATTATTGCCTGCTTCCGATGGGCGAAGGTCGTAATAAATATATGTATCACGGCCGTCATATTTCATTTTACTTCCCATATTGGTCATGGCCGCGCCGAATTGCAGAAAATTAAATATATCGTTGAACATGACGCCGAGATCGAGGCCGATGGCGCTGGCATGCATGTGATATAACTTGCTGCTCACATATTTGCCTGTGGCTCCCACTCGAATGCGATCCGTGATTTGAATGCCGTAGCTCAGGGCCATCGATATATCGCCGCAGCTCATCATGTCGCCGGTTCCTTCCGGAAAGGCGGTCGTGCGCACCGCCAGATCGTCCATGCTTAATGCGTTCACACTGGCGCCGACGACTCCAAACGAACCCAGAGGTACTGCTACGCCGATAAAATCGTGGCGCAGATCCGCGATCCAATCAGAGTGAATAAGCGCCAACTGCGGGCTCGGTAGAGAAGCAAGGCCGGCGGGATTCCAAAAGATCGCTGTAACATCATTGGCGACAGACACGAAGGCGCCG
The nucleotide sequence above comes from bacterium. Encoded proteins:
- a CDS encoding UPF0164 family protein, which codes for MKRLLASLIIATLVGAGSSSAQVASHSFKAHVTKVGTTGAPFLTIGVGARANAMGGAFVSVANDVTAIFWNPAGLASLPSPQLALIHSDWIADLRHDFIGVAVPLGSFGVVGASVNALSMDDLAVRTTAFPEGTGDMMSCGDISMALSYGIQITDRIRVGATGKYVSSKLYHMHASAIGLDLGVMFNDIFNFLQFGAAMTNMGSKMKYDGRDTYIYYDLRPSEAGNNAKIDAKLCTQSFNLPVAFQAGLSTILNRNGKMPLLLAMDFYEPSDNVRSLNFGVEWSFYNKLFLRGGYARLFEDDSERGLTVGGGCRLSIPSSPVKIYLDYSYEDFGLLDNSQKISMVIAL
- a CDS encoding T9SS type A sorting domain-containing protein, with the protein product MRWIKCFSVFLVVFFFIATTTGFAEDKDNMKWKLAWTTPATGPTENAAIDGEVPIPYRFYNSEAWFDFDGDGNLEFYAEDQTPFRGYIYEADGNNQFVYRWHIDYFDTTGNLLNNERSSHGTDCDGDGADELIHMHTVPIPTSPRHIPPIRVFKHTAGSAEFLPDPWHWTVAWDAVPTGQGDGSFRPEYYTDAGDFDNDGRGEFAINYKRDPLYHFAIVEITPPLTPEAVQFKIELMVNKEEYMKPGVEYGNGYNSCRIDGEDLDNDGRAEFFLLNRETPAVLPQADYYIDCTGENTYEVHGFFKNDPIVMPVPYIRIGENYDFIDLDHDGVKELVCYGKGLTDDVGKYMQLWVGKLNPADPAHVVNADSWFRIKSMDEMLGKQPGGYPKQGGGWLEVGDADKDGFADIYFGAGSDGLVMDVEFVGTDISNPDHYNYYPILSLQKALNDTINGYHAARSAIGDGDGDGQTDIILWSKTEWTAAAKVPRPGIYLIEYGPGSIATAVENRPVAAVTSPGSFTLQQNYPNPFNPTTTISYSLDKPAAVKLDIYSINGQLIRTLVDARQANGGHSVVWDGKDNRSLRVSSGVYLYVLSVNSERTIKKMTMVK
- a CDS encoding SIS domain-containing protein, producing the protein MDSVLENILQQPFVFDTLIRKHLDGDSLALRLAGMELSRFENVIFTGMGTSLFSAYPACLYLMDRGCRTVQWLDASELLHYGMASITSRTLLIMISQSGESFEIVRITQVLQARGISPTIVGITMTDQNSALHDRADIALAVSDSSETSLGAFKSYTGSLVLLLLLAKRLIDPKPEPDKDRERLSDLARKMSAYFACWQSFLQDESRRMPHSIYCIGRGPAFSASLTGALLTIELAKSNACALSGGQFRHGPIEAAADPENLFMVSAPTGRTHEPLLRLAGELAEAAARVMLFTNAATESGLSVVRMPELDEYFSPALYVVPLQLFSYYLALSRGLKPGAAKFISKVTRSE